From Aegilops tauschii subsp. strangulata cultivar AL8/78 chromosome 5, Aet v6.0, whole genome shotgun sequence:
tgatcaaagcatatggttttatacagacttttggagaagcctatatttacaagaaagtgagtgggagctctgtagcatttctgatattatatgtggatgacatattgctaattcgaaatgatatagaatttctggatagcataaaaggatacttgaataagaatttttcagtgaaggacctcggtgaagctgcttatatattaggcatcaagatttatagagatagatcaagacgcttaattggactttcacaaagcacataccttgataaagttttgaagaagttcaaaatggatcagtcaaagaaagggttcttgcctgtgttacaaggtgtgaagttgagtcagactcaatgcccgacaactgtagaagatagagagaaaatgaaagtcattccctatgcctcagccataggttctatcatgtatgcaatgctgtgtaccagacctgatgtgtgccttgctataagtttggcagggaggtaccaaagtaatccaggagtggatcattggatagcggtcaagaatatcttgaaatacctgaaaaggactaaggatatgtttcttgtttatggaggtgacaaagagctcgtcgtaaatggttacgtcgatgcaagctttgacactgatctggatgccTCTAAGTTGccaaccggatacgtatttatattgaatggtggagctgttagttggtgtagttccaagcATAGCGTCGTGGTGgaatctacgtgtgaagcagagtacgtAGCtgttcggaagcagcaaatgaaggagtctggatgaaggagttcatatccgatctaggtgtaatacctagtgcatcgggtccaatgaaaatcttttgtgacaatactggagcaattgccttggcgaaggaatccagatttcataagagaaccaaacacaacaagagacgcttcaattccatccgtgatcaagtcaaggagggagacacagagatttgcaaaatacatacggatctgaatgttgcaggcccgttgactaagcctcttccacgagcaaaacatgatcaacaccaagactccatgggtgttagaatcattactatgtaatctagattattgactctagtgcaagtgggagactgaaggaaatatgccctagaggcaataataaagttgttatttatatttccttatatcatgataaatgtttattattcatgctagaattgtattaacctgaaacttagtacatgtgtgaatacatagacaaaacagagtgtccctagtatgcctctacttgactagctcgttaatcaaagatggttaagtttcctgaccatggacatgtgtcatcatttgatgaacatggtcacatcattagagaatgatgtgatggacaagacccatccgttagcttagcataatgattgctaagttttattgctattgctttcttcatgacttatacatattcctctgactatgagattatgcaactcccgaataccggaggaacaccttgtgtgctatcaaacgtcacaacataactgggtgattataaagatgctctacaggtgtctccgaaggtgtttgttgggttgtcatagatcaagattattatttgtcactccgagtatcggagaggtatctctgggccctctcggtaatgcacatcactataagccttgcaagcaatgtgactaatgagttagttgcgggattatgcattacggaacgagtaaagagacttgccggaaactagattgaactaggcatgatgatacgacgatcgaatctcgggcaagtaacataccgatgacaaggggaataacgtatgttgttattgcggtttgaccgttaaagatcttcgtagaatatgtaggaaccaatatgagcatccaggttccactattggttattgatcagagatgtgtctcggtcatgtctacatatatctcgaacccgtagggttcgcacgcttaacgttcgatgacgatttgtattatgagttatgtgttttggtgaccgaagtttgttcggagtcctggatgagatcacagacatgatgaggagtccagaaatagtcgagaggtaaatattcacatattggaaggtagtattcggacatcagaatggtttcgagtggttcaGGTATTTTTCCacagtaccgaggggttaccggaacctcccGGAGGAAGTATTGgccctacatgggccttagtggagagagagaggagggccgtaaagggtggccgcgccccccatggtagtccgaattggactaggggagggggcggcgcccccctttccctctccctctcccactccttccttcccccccccctccccggtgaagaaaggaaaaaggggggggcgaatcctactaggagtggagtcctagtaggactcccccccatggcgcgcccctcctggccggccgccgcctcctcccctcctttatatacaggagcagggggcaccccatagcacatcaattgttctcttagccgtgtgtggtgcccccctccacagtttactcctccggtcatagcggcgtagtgcttaggcgaagccctgcacggatcacatcaccatcaccgtcaccacgccatcgtgctgacggaactctccctcaaccctctgctggaacaagagttcgagggacgtcatcgagctgaacgtgtgctgaactcggaggtgccgtacgttcggtactagatcggttggatcgtgaagacgttcgactacatcaaccgcgttaacctaacgcttccgctttcggtctatgagggtacgtggacacactctccccctctcgttgctatgcttcttctagatagatcttgcgtgatcgtaggatttttttttaaattgcatgctacgttccccaacatgattTGTGTCAAGTGTGTGTTAGCCAACTGTTATCCAATTTTGATCCTTTGTGTCATGGTCTTATACCTTGACAATATGGGGTCAAAGTAACGGTTGAACAACTTGCCTTGAAAGGGGCAGTTCTTCTGTCAGAATGTGTTCAACAATGCCTTGAAAGGAGCAGTTCTTCTGCCAGAATGTGTTCAACTATACTAGGTTCTCATGTATTAGGGTGAGATGTTCATGTGGCCTACCAAAGACATTGAGGTTAGTAAAGCTTATGCATGTTTTGTGATGCCCGACTTAATCatgcactaatcatacacgcaaatgtgatTGCCTTGAAAGGAGCAATTCTTCTACCAGAATGTGTTCAACTATACTAGGTTCTCATGTATTAGTGTGAGAGGTTCATGTGGCCTACCAAAGCCATTGAGGTTAGTAAAGCTTATGCATGTTTTATGACGCCCTCACTTAATCATggactaatcatacacgcaaatgcgCACAATCAAGATAAGAGACTCACAGGaggatatcacaacacaactctagacacaaattaaaataatacaagctttatattacaagccagggacCTCGAAGGatcgaatacataagctcaaaTACACaagagttagcggaagcaacaatatctgtgtacagacataagtaaacaagtatgccttaagaaggctagcaaaaCAATGAAAACAGATTGAAAAGGCGAAGGTCTCTTGCCTGGGAGCCTTCtaactactcttggtcgtcgACGATTTCCACATAGTAGTAAGCTCCGTCGGGGTAGAAGTAGTCGTCGGTGGGATCGATCGGCTGGCTCCTGGACTCGGTCATCTGATCACAACAATCGAGTATAGGGGAAAAGaggtagcaaagcaaccatgagttgTCATCCAAAATACTCGCAAGACTTACATTAGATCATACTaagtatgcatcagtatcaaaaggAATGGGGCTATATCTTTGGATTGAACTgtagaaatgccagaatagaagggaatgcctagcctatcaaagactagcaccTTGAAGCATCTTGCAACATTTGAAGAGTGCAGATTAGCATAATATAAAGTAACAATTATGTTGTAGTAACACTTAGAGATCCTTGCTCGACTTCCAGcaagaaagcaatcccggagccatcaTATCCATTTAGTGTCTCCAGTATCCAGTTCTAACTGTatagatcgggatacaactccgagcatccctgtggacacggctattcgaatagatatactttcctgcaggggtgcacaaacttacccgacacgctcgattaactccggacGGACACACACTTTAGCGGGTCATGCCGGGCCTCGGCTGATCAACACGCCCTAGTCCTgtctaggctcaacagagaggctAGCACGCCCGTCTACATCCTAACTCCTAAGCGCGCAGGgatcttgggcccatcgccctttgcaTTGGTGCACGTTGTGTTCACATCAATTAAGGAGCAAACTTGTGTTCAAATGAGGGCATAGATCGATGGCCGGAGGCGTTTCCGTAGGTGCGTGCCTCCCACACCTGCGTGCCCCTATGAATTTGCACTAAAGAAAGCATCGTTGAAGCTTTGGGGAGTTATATGAGGAATGCCAACTAGAGAATGACAATATTTCATTCGTACTATTGAATGTTGAGAATGATCTCAAGGAGTGTGGAAGAACAACTATCACAGGCGATGGTAATCATTGTTGTGGAGTACTGCAATTTTTTGACTTAACTTTTTGACTGCACGACGATAGCGCCTGCCGCAGGTTGACGTAATGCTTGCTCTCTATCTTTTTCTTGTATGTATGATTTGTGAATCCATGCTTGGTCTCTATCTTTTTTCTCTTCTGTTTGAGAATCCATGCTGTCTATCAGTTAACCGTAGTTGAAAtaatttgcaaaaaaaatcagTTGAAATAAGGCCGAAACGTTAATGTATATACAAAATCTGGGCCGAAAAAAAGTGGAGTAGCGCATAAGGTTCATGTCGGCGGCCCAGCCAAGGTTACGTGACCGCCACTAATTCTCTTCTCCGTTGCATTGCAGGAATAAAACCTGAGCGTGCCGCCGCCTCGCGGTCTCTCGCCGCAACCACCAATGGAGGCTCAATGCCCTCTCCTCCCCGACGACGTCATCGAGGGTATCTTCACGCGGCTGCCGGCCAGTTTAGTCCTCGGGTGCCGCGGCCTCTCACGGGGCTGGGCGGCCGCGCTCTCCTCCGACGACTTCGTTGaccgccaccgccgcgccgccaACCGGCACGGTGGCCCCAGGTTCTTCCTTTTTCAGAGCTCGTGGAAGACCAACACAACGACAACCACGGCGCACGCGTGGTCGCCTGCCCGGCCCGTCGACGGCGTCGTGCCGCTGCCGCGGATCACCATGCCCCTACGCTACCCCACCATCATCACGCAGCACTGCCGCGGGCTCGTCCTCGTAGACGACGGTCACGTCGAGGGGTCGCGCTGCGTGTACAATCCCTCCACCGGCCACATCGCGCGGCTCCCGCCGTGCCACTGGCGGGCGGGCCGCACTCTTCCGGCGCAGGGGCGCTACGAGAGCTTTGGCCTCGGCTACGACGCGCGCAGCGGCAAGCACAAGGTGGTGCGCGTATACTACCGTGGAGACAAGATCCCCGTCCTCGTTCAGGTCTACGTGCTGGACCAAGAGGGGTTCTGGCGCGCCGGCAGCGATCGACTGCCCCGAGGCGACGAAGCCGCCCGGCTGGGTGAGCGAGTACGAGCGGAGCGTGTTCACACACGGCCACGTGCACTGGATGGCACAGAAGAAGAGTCCGAAGATGGACTCGCACTGGAGGGTGACGCGCCGGGGACTCATCGTCTCCTTCTCAGTTGCCGACGAGACTTTCGGGGTCGTGCCGCTGCCTCCGCGCGTGGACTACCTCGGAGAGTACCGACTGACAGAGCTCGAAGGGCGCCTGTGTCTCTTCAACCCCATCGCCGACAGCATCCACCGCGATCGCCGGTCATACGACTTGTGGTTGCTGCGCGACGACGAGGCCGGTGCATGCGAGTTGCGCTGCCGCATAGACCCAAACACGGCGTCGCCGGAGGTCGCTCGGTCCATACTCTCTCGCAAAGCCAGTCCGGTCGCCTCCATGGACGACGGCCGCCGCATACTATTTATAAAAAAGAGCATCAAGCGGTGGGCAGCCGGCCCCTTCGCGTACACGCCATCAACCGGCAACGTAGAGCGCCTGCCCTACAGCCACATGTGTTCAGCCACGCTGTACGAGGAAAACGTTGTATCCCCCGGCAGGCCGTACGAGGACATCCTCTTCTTGCCGGCGGCGACACAGGCCCTTTGCGTGCACTAGCATGCTGTCCGCCGCCCCCACGCGACCTCATGCATCTCAAGTTTGTCTGCCGGAGCTGGCGCGCTATGATCGAGAGCACGCGTTTCGTTAAGCTGTTGAAGGCAAGGGCGGAGACAGGGGCCGAGCAAGTTCTGGCCGTGCTGCTAAACCCCCAAGGAGCCGCACCCCCATATGCGGTAAAATCTGGCATGTGACTAACTGATGACCTTAGCTAATCCATATGTCCACATTTCAACCTCCCAGATGTTTTTCACGGTACAATCTTATAGCCTGATTGATAATTAACATTTGAACAAAGCTCAAATGCATTCCGTTTCTTCTGATTTTGTTCGGTGTAGTTTTTTAGACTGACCTGTGGAATACAATCTACTTAGCTAGTCTGATTCACCTGCATATATAACTAAGTAGATACGACTTTTAGTAAACCACCTATATGTCAGGTAACTGAAAAAACGATTCTTGTCAGTATCCAACGGCCACGATTGCACCACCACATGTTCATCCTCCTCCCTGCCCCCACCCATCCATGTGACCGGCGGGACCCCCATCCCTGCTACGACAGGCTATCAGCGGCTCCCGCTCGCCACAGCTCGGCCTCGTTGTGGCCGGCTCTCCACATGCCGTCCCTGACTTCAGTCTCGTGCGAAGCAGATGTGACTGATGCTTCAAAACATTCCAGGTACCTGATGTTTAGCACACCCTTCACCACTTTTTTTCTTCTTGTTTTGTTCAGTATTTGCCGGTCATAGATCGAGCCGGTAAGCTTAATCTGATGCTAAAAGTGTAGCATTTTTCAGTTGTCATAGATGTGCAGTGAAACTCAACGTTGATTACACGATGATGCTCTGCGAGTTGCATTGTAGCCTGTCGTAGATTTGTCCATCTTGTTGAGAGCTTTTAGTTTATTGAGAAAAATAATGGAATAAAGTATGAAAAATAATTATCATGTTACCCTTGCAATTTTTTTTTTGTTGAGAGCTGCATAatagattgctagggtttcgaggaAAAATAGGATTCAACCCGCCTCGCTAACACCGCCAAACTCCACCCATTAATCATATAGATCAAAGATTAACCAAGCATTTGTGtcaagtcaaactttgcaaagttTGACCGAGTTTATATTAAAAAACATCAccatctacaataccaaatacATATAATATGAAACTGCATTCCATACCGAATCTAATGATTTGGTACTGTGAAAGTTGATACTTATTTGGTACGTTGAATTCAGATAAAAATCATATGAATACTAAAAAGGAACATTGGAAGTATATGAAACTAGAGACGACGTATCTTTGATGTAACATTTTGTTTTTATGAATTGATGTGACTTCTAGCTGAAAATTATACACTAAATGCATGTTCCATTAACAATGCATGTTCCATTTTTATTTGCTACGCTAAATGGTTTTCTTTATTTGTTTTTCAAATGCACCATTGCAATGCTTAACATCCACCAAATTATTTTTTCATATCTTTTGGGGATAGATATTGCCAAACATGTGAGTTTTGTGATTACTATATCTATTCCACATATGACTAATCATGTGACTTAAAGGATTATCATATGCAATGTTTCTCATGTTTAAGCTCTGAGCATAATGATTGGTGCTTCACTTGTAATTTGTGATGTCTTATTCCAACCGATTTACAAATTTCAAAACCCTTTTTTTCCTCCTAAagtgtttattgaatgcttgagAAAATTTGGTGGAGTATTTGCATGGGATATTGGTCTAATGTTGATGCGCATGATTTTTTGATAAGGGTATCTACTGCCTTTTTCTGAATACTATTGTTTCTCCAATGGCTTCAATGTGGGAATTTTTGTGTACCCAAGCAATTGATCAATTTGAGTCAAATTGACCTGAGCAACCCGCTAACAAGAAATAATTGATGGAATGTTTTGCGGAATGCTACATTCAAAGTCAAAGTTTGTTTTACTCTGAATTTAGATGCATCCAAATTGTAATTCCAAATATTGCGTGTGTTTGAATCATACATGTCCATCTGGAAACATGAGGGCAAACGTAGAACTGTTTAAGATGTTTTTCCTTCGTATTTGTCTAGTAGGAGTTGAACCTAAAACCTTATAATGGCAGATGAGTTTGTACACTTGCAAGAACCAATGGATGCTCCATGTGAAAGGTGAAAATTTCCAAGGTAATTTCTTTATTAAGGTAAGCATTTGTATGGTAATTTTTTAATCAAGGTAAACTTCTGTTTGGTAATCATATTGTGAACTCAGTGTTTGGCGGCCAGGGCATGGTACAATGGATCATGTGAGTGAACCAATATCTTTTGTGTTGTTGAAGGAGAACTCGCCTATCTAAAAGTTATAACTAGACAACAAACATAAATCTTGGCGTGCTCTTGCACATTTGTCATCCTTACATCTCCCGCTCGCTAAATCCCCTGGTCCTCTTCTGTTGGCCATCTTGTGCCGCACGTTTGCGTAGTCTATCGAACAACGAAGAAGTAACACGTCACTTGACTACTCAACCTCTTCCCAGCAACCTACCCTTATGAGAAACTCTGAGATTGAGCCGGCAGATTTTGAGATTGACAAATTCATCACATGCATCTAGTAGTCAATGGGCCCATCATAACACAGGAAAAATTAGCACGAGAAAGCCTGACATAATTCAAGAACATACGCAAACACCTGTGCCGAGTATAGGACTTGAACCAAGGTGGGCATTTTCCACCACATGGAACCTAACCAATTAAGCTACGCTTAGTTCACAATTAATAAAATAAACAATAGTACAATAAGTTTTAACAAGCCAAATTTTGCTTCTTGTGATTTTGACCCTTAAATTATAGACTTCCTTGCATAATCTTGAACATATTGCTCTCTTTGGGACAATATATTCAAAATACTCAAAACTGGAAAAAAAATGGAATAATCACAACATTCCGGAAATTCGAAACTTAATAGATCCATTTTAATTCCATATTACAAAAAGTCATGGATATGCATTGTATTTAATTACATTTGAAGAGTAGACTTTTGAATGTATGCTTCTATTATAACCTACTTTAGAAACATAATACTAGTATTAATATTTAGGCGTTCAAATAGAtctgaaataaataaaaattggACCCAAATATCCAGTGAACATCAGATTTTTAGGCATGGCAAATCGAATGTTTCTTATGACAAATTATGTTGCCAAGGGTGGCAAGTTTAGATGATGAACATGGGAAATCCGGCACAATTCGTATTTTTGAATGGAAATTGTCGTGCTCTCCAATTAAATTTGTCATCTCGGGCCAACATAAAATGCCAAGAAAAACATTCGATTTTTTTTCGATTTGCCAAAATTTGTCGTCAGATATTGAGCAATTCAAAAAAATAATTCCATCAAATAAATCGTGAGAACGTATCATATGATTTTTCAATGCATGCACTTCTAGATAAATTTGCAGAACGTGTCATATGATTTTTCAATAAATTATGAGTGTTTTATATGGATGACGTCCGTCATGCACGTGGGCTTAATCTACGACGATGGCGTCGAAGCTGCAGCCACAAGAGCCAATGATTTTGAGATGAGTATAAGCAACAGAGAGGAGAATCAGTGGCACGGCTACGTAAATAAGTAAGGTAA
This genomic window contains:
- the LOC109764473 gene encoding F-box protein CPR1-like, encoding MEAQCPLLPDDVIEGIFTRLPASLVLGCRGLSRGWAAALSSDDFVDRHRRAANRHGGPRFFLFQSSWKTNTTTTTAHAWSPARPVDGVVPLPRITMPLRYPTIITQHCRGLVLVDDGHVEGSRCVYNPSTGHIARLPPCHWRAGRTLPAQGRYESFGLGYDARSGKHKVVRVYYRGDKIPVLVQVYVLDQEGFWRAGSDRLPRGDEAARLGERKKSPKMDSHWRVTRRGLIVSFSVADETFGVVPLPPRVDYLGEYRLTELEGRLCLFNPIADSIHRDRRSYDLWLLRDDEAGACELRCRIDPNTASPEVARSILSRKASPVASMDDGRRILFIKKSIKRWAAGPFAYTPSTGNVERLPYSHMCSATLYEENVVSPGRPYEDILFLPAATQALCVH